A window of the Brassica oleracea var. oleracea cultivar TO1000 chromosome C1, BOL, whole genome shotgun sequence genome harbors these coding sequences:
- the LOC106309010 gene encoding L-arabinokinase isoform X1, translated as MRIDDNEGVSASSKHLVFAYYVTGHGFGHATRVVEVVRHLIAAGHDVHVVTGAPDFVFTSEIQSPRLKIRKVLLDCGAVQADALTVDRLASLEKYVETAVVPRAEILKTEVEWLHSIKADFVVSDVVPVACRAAADAGIRSVCVTNFSWDFIYAEYVMAAGYHHRSIVWQIAEDYSHCEFLIRLPGYCPMPAFRDVIDVPLVVRRLHKSRKEVRKELGIAGDVNVVILNFGGQPSGWNLKEASLPTGWLCLVCGASETQELPPNFVKLAKDAYTPDIIAASDCMLGKIGYGTVSEALSYKIPFVFVRRDYFNEEPFLRNMLEFYQCGVEMIRRDLLMGQWKPYLERAVSLKPCYEGGINGGEVAAHILQETAIGRHCASDKFSGARRLRDAIILGYQLQRVPGRDIAIPEWYSRAENELGQSAGSSPTFQVNENNSLVESSCSDDFDILQGDVQGLSDTWTFLKSLAKLDAIHDSEKGMEKKTMRERKAAGGLFNWEDEIFVARAPGRLDVMGGIADYSGSLVLQMPIREACHVALQRNHPGKHRLWKHAQARQQAKGQVATPVLQIVSYGSEISNRAPTFDMDLSDFMDGDKPISYEKARKFFAQDPAQKWAAYVAGTILVLMTELGVRFEDSLSFLVSSAVPEGKGVSSSAAVEVASMSAVAAAHGLSINPRDLAILCQKVENHIVGAPCGVMDQMTSSCGEANKLLAMICQPAEVIGLVEIPNHVRFWGIDSGIRHSVGGADYGSVRVGAYMGRKMIKSMASSILSQSVSNGNGGNPEELEDEGIELLETEASLDYLCNLSPHRYEARYADKLPDFMLGQTFIDEYSDHDDPVTVIDQKRSYSVKAPARHPIYENFRVKTFKALLTSATSDEQLTALGGLLYQCHYSYSACGLGSDGTNRLVQLVQGMQHNKSTTDDGTLYGAKITGGGSGGTVCVIGRNSLRSSQQILEIQQRYKAATGYLPLIFEGSSPGAGKFGYLRIRRRISL; from the exons ATGAGGATTGACGATAACGAAGGCGTCTCCGCGTCCAGCAAGCACCTAGTCTTCGCTTACTACGTCACTGGACACGGCTTCGGCCACGCCACCCGAGTCGTCGAG GTCGTCCGTCACTTGATCGCGGCGGGGCACGATGTCCATGTCGTCACCGGCGCGCCTGATTTCGTCTTCACGTCCGAGATTCAGTCCCCTAGGCTAAAGATTCGAAAG GTTCTTTTGGACTGTGGAGCTGTGCAAGCTGATGCTTTGACTGTTGATCGTCTTGCTTCGTTAGAGAAG TATGTCGAAACAGCTGTGGTTCCTCGAGCTGAGATCTTGAAAACTGAAGTGGAGTGGCTTCATTCTATCAAAGCCGATTTCGTG GTGTCTGATGTTGTCCCCGTAGCGTGCCGTGCAGCGGCTGATGCTGGGATACGTTCTGTCTGTGTCACCAATTTCAG TTGGGACTTTATCTATGCTGAGTACGTGATGGCTGCTGGATATCACCATCGCTCCATCGTTTGGCAG ATAGCTGAAGATTATTCTCATTGCGAGTTCCTAATACGCCTCCCAGGGTATTGTCCAA TGCCTGCTTTTCGCGATGTAATCGATGTACCATTAGTAGTGAGGAGACTTCATAAATCTCGCAAGGAG GTGAGGAAAGAACTCGGGATTGCTGGAGATGTGAATGTTGTTATACTCAATTTTGGTGGACAG CCCTCGGGGTGGAATTTGAAGGAAGCATCACTACCGACCGGGTGGCTGTGTTTG GTTTGTGGCGCATCTGAGACCCAAGAGCTTCCACCAAATTTTGTAAAGCTTGCTAAGGATGCTTATACGCCTGATATTATAGCTGCATCTGACTGTATGCTTG GGAAAATTGGTTATGGCACCGTCAGTGAAGCTCTTTCGTACAAGATACCGTTTGTCTTTGTGCGCAGAGATTATTTCAATGAAGAACCATTTCTCAGAAATATGCTTGAG TTTTATCAATGTGGTGTTGAGATGATCAGGAGAGATCTATTAATGGGCCAATGGAAGCCATATCTTGAACGTGCAGTTAGCTTGAAACCTTGCTACGAGGGTGGCATCAATGGTGGGGAG GTAGCTGCGCACATCTTACAGGAGACGGCCATTGGAAGACATTGTGCTTCCGATAAG TTTAGTGGTGCAAGAAGATTACGTGATGCAATAATCCTGGGATATCAGCTACAGAGGGTCCCTGGAAGGGACATTGCGATTCCGGAGTGGTATTCAAGGGCTGAAAATGAACTAGGTCAATCTGCTGGATCATCACCCACGTTTCAAGTGAACGAGAACAACTCATTGGTGGAGTC CAGCTGTAGCGATGATTTTGATATCCTTCAAGGCGACGTTCAAGGTCTTTCAGATACATGGACATTCCTTAAGAGTTTAGCCAAGCTAGATGCTATTCATGATTCTGAAAAGGGTATGGAGAAGAAAACCATGCGTGAGCGAAAAGCTGCTGGTGGGCTTTTCAATTGGGAG GATGAAATCTTTGTTGCCAGAGCACCTGGAAGGTTAGATGTGATGGGTGGAATTGCTGACTATTCAGGAAGCCTTGTCTTGCAG ATGCCAATAAGGGAAGCTTGTCATGTAGCTCTTCAAAGAAACCATCCCGGAAAACATAGACTGTGGAAACATGCGCAAGCCCGACAGCAAGCTAAGGGACAAGTAGCAACACCGGTTCTCCAAATT GTCTCATATGGGTCTGAGATCAGCAATCGTGCCCCTACCTTTGATATGGATTTGTCTGATTTCATGGATGGAGATAAACCAATTTCTTATGAAAAAGCGAGGAAGTTCTTTGCTCAGGATCCTGCACAGAA GTGGGCAGCATATGTTGCTGGGACGATTTTGGTATTGATGACAGAACTTGGCGTCCGTTTTGAGGATAGCCTCAGCTTTCTG GTTTCTTCTGCCGTGCCTGAAGGTAAAGGTGTATCTTCATCTGCTGCGGTGGAGGTGGCGAGTATGTCCGCAGTAGCTGCTGCGCATG GATTGAGTATCAACCCCCGAGATCTTGCTATACTCTGCCAAAAG GTGGAGAATCATATTGTTGGAGCTCCATGTGGTGTTATGGATCAGATGACTTCGTCCTGTGGGGAAGCCAACAAACTGTTGGCCATGATCTGCCAA CCTGCAGAAGTAATTGGACTTGTTGAGATTCCCAACCATGTCCGATTTTGGGGAATCGACTCTGGAATTCGACACAG CGTTGGAGGTGCAGACTATGGGTCAGTCAGAGTTGGTGCCTACATGGGGAGAAAGATGATAAAGTCAATGGCGTCTTCGATTCTGTCTCAATCAGTGTCGAATGGTAATGGAGGTAACCCGGAAGAACTAGAGGATGAAGGTATTGAGCTGCTTGAGACCGAAGCTTCACTAGATTACCTGTGCAATTTGTCACCTCACAG GTATGAAGCCCGTTATGCTGATAAGCTTCCAGATTTCATGCTGGGTCAGACATTCATTGATGAATACTCGGATCATGACGATCCGGTCACAGTGATTGATCAAAAACGTTCGTACAGTGTTAAAGCTCCTGCCAGACACCCTATATACGAAAACTTCCGGGTTAAG ACTTTTAAAGCTCTTTTGACTTCTGCAACATCAGATGAGCAACTTACCGCTCTTGGAGGACTTCTTTATCAG TGTCACTATAGCTACAGCGCGTGCGGACTAGGATCGGACGGAACCAACAGGCTGGTCCAGTTAGTACAAGGGATGCAGCACAACAAGTCTACAACAGATGATGGAACTTTGTATGGAGCCAAAATCACTGGCGGTGGGTCCGGTGGGACAGTCTGCGTCATAGGGCGTAACTCATTGCGCAGCAGCCAACAAATTCTGGAA ATTCAGCAAAGGTACAAAGCTGCGACAGGGTATTTGCCGCTCATATTTGAAGGTTCCTCACCTGGAGCTGGGAAGTTCGGTTACCTCCGGATCCGACGCCGTATCTCTCTCTGA
- the LOC106309010 gene encoding L-arabinokinase isoform X2 has translation MRIDDNEGVSASSKHLVFAYYVTGHGFGHATRVVEVVRHLIAAGHDVHVVTGAPDFVFTSEIQSPRLKIRKVLLDCGAVQADALTVDRLASLEKYVETAVVPRAEILKTEVEWLHSIKADFVVSDVVPVACRAAADAGIRSVCVTNFSWDFIYAEYVMAAGYHHRSIVWQIAEDYSHCEFLIRLPGYCPMPAFRDVIDVPLVVRRLHKSRKEVRKELGIAGDVNVVILNFGGQPSGWNLKEASLPTGWLCLVCGASETQELPPNFVKLAKDAYTPDIIAASDCMLGKIGYGTVSEALSYKIPFVFVRRDYFNEEPFLRNMLEFYQCGVEMIRRDLLMGQWKPYLERAVSLKPCYEGGINGGEVAAHILQETAIGRHCASDKFSGARRLRDAIILGYQLQRVPGRDIAIPEWYSRAENELGQSAGSSPTFQVNENNSLVESCSDDFDILQGDVQGLSDTWTFLKSLAKLDAIHDSEKGMEKKTMRERKAAGGLFNWEDEIFVARAPGRLDVMGGIADYSGSLVLQMPIREACHVALQRNHPGKHRLWKHAQARQQAKGQVATPVLQIVSYGSEISNRAPTFDMDLSDFMDGDKPISYEKARKFFAQDPAQKWAAYVAGTILVLMTELGVRFEDSLSFLVSSAVPEGKGVSSSAAVEVASMSAVAAAHGLSINPRDLAILCQKVENHIVGAPCGVMDQMTSSCGEANKLLAMICQPAEVIGLVEIPNHVRFWGIDSGIRHSVGGADYGSVRVGAYMGRKMIKSMASSILSQSVSNGNGGNPEELEDEGIELLETEASLDYLCNLSPHRYEARYADKLPDFMLGQTFIDEYSDHDDPVTVIDQKRSYSVKAPARHPIYENFRVKTFKALLTSATSDEQLTALGGLLYQCHYSYSACGLGSDGTNRLVQLVQGMQHNKSTTDDGTLYGAKITGGGSGGTVCVIGRNSLRSSQQILEIQQRYKAATGYLPLIFEGSSPGAGKFGYLRIRRRISL, from the exons ATGAGGATTGACGATAACGAAGGCGTCTCCGCGTCCAGCAAGCACCTAGTCTTCGCTTACTACGTCACTGGACACGGCTTCGGCCACGCCACCCGAGTCGTCGAG GTCGTCCGTCACTTGATCGCGGCGGGGCACGATGTCCATGTCGTCACCGGCGCGCCTGATTTCGTCTTCACGTCCGAGATTCAGTCCCCTAGGCTAAAGATTCGAAAG GTTCTTTTGGACTGTGGAGCTGTGCAAGCTGATGCTTTGACTGTTGATCGTCTTGCTTCGTTAGAGAAG TATGTCGAAACAGCTGTGGTTCCTCGAGCTGAGATCTTGAAAACTGAAGTGGAGTGGCTTCATTCTATCAAAGCCGATTTCGTG GTGTCTGATGTTGTCCCCGTAGCGTGCCGTGCAGCGGCTGATGCTGGGATACGTTCTGTCTGTGTCACCAATTTCAG TTGGGACTTTATCTATGCTGAGTACGTGATGGCTGCTGGATATCACCATCGCTCCATCGTTTGGCAG ATAGCTGAAGATTATTCTCATTGCGAGTTCCTAATACGCCTCCCAGGGTATTGTCCAA TGCCTGCTTTTCGCGATGTAATCGATGTACCATTAGTAGTGAGGAGACTTCATAAATCTCGCAAGGAG GTGAGGAAAGAACTCGGGATTGCTGGAGATGTGAATGTTGTTATACTCAATTTTGGTGGACAG CCCTCGGGGTGGAATTTGAAGGAAGCATCACTACCGACCGGGTGGCTGTGTTTG GTTTGTGGCGCATCTGAGACCCAAGAGCTTCCACCAAATTTTGTAAAGCTTGCTAAGGATGCTTATACGCCTGATATTATAGCTGCATCTGACTGTATGCTTG GGAAAATTGGTTATGGCACCGTCAGTGAAGCTCTTTCGTACAAGATACCGTTTGTCTTTGTGCGCAGAGATTATTTCAATGAAGAACCATTTCTCAGAAATATGCTTGAG TTTTATCAATGTGGTGTTGAGATGATCAGGAGAGATCTATTAATGGGCCAATGGAAGCCATATCTTGAACGTGCAGTTAGCTTGAAACCTTGCTACGAGGGTGGCATCAATGGTGGGGAG GTAGCTGCGCACATCTTACAGGAGACGGCCATTGGAAGACATTGTGCTTCCGATAAG TTTAGTGGTGCAAGAAGATTACGTGATGCAATAATCCTGGGATATCAGCTACAGAGGGTCCCTGGAAGGGACATTGCGATTCCGGAGTGGTATTCAAGGGCTGAAAATGAACTAGGTCAATCTGCTGGATCATCACCCACGTTTCAAGTGAACGAGAACAACTCATTGGTGGAGTC CTGTAGCGATGATTTTGATATCCTTCAAGGCGACGTTCAAGGTCTTTCAGATACATGGACATTCCTTAAGAGTTTAGCCAAGCTAGATGCTATTCATGATTCTGAAAAGGGTATGGAGAAGAAAACCATGCGTGAGCGAAAAGCTGCTGGTGGGCTTTTCAATTGGGAG GATGAAATCTTTGTTGCCAGAGCACCTGGAAGGTTAGATGTGATGGGTGGAATTGCTGACTATTCAGGAAGCCTTGTCTTGCAG ATGCCAATAAGGGAAGCTTGTCATGTAGCTCTTCAAAGAAACCATCCCGGAAAACATAGACTGTGGAAACATGCGCAAGCCCGACAGCAAGCTAAGGGACAAGTAGCAACACCGGTTCTCCAAATT GTCTCATATGGGTCTGAGATCAGCAATCGTGCCCCTACCTTTGATATGGATTTGTCTGATTTCATGGATGGAGATAAACCAATTTCTTATGAAAAAGCGAGGAAGTTCTTTGCTCAGGATCCTGCACAGAA GTGGGCAGCATATGTTGCTGGGACGATTTTGGTATTGATGACAGAACTTGGCGTCCGTTTTGAGGATAGCCTCAGCTTTCTG GTTTCTTCTGCCGTGCCTGAAGGTAAAGGTGTATCTTCATCTGCTGCGGTGGAGGTGGCGAGTATGTCCGCAGTAGCTGCTGCGCATG GATTGAGTATCAACCCCCGAGATCTTGCTATACTCTGCCAAAAG GTGGAGAATCATATTGTTGGAGCTCCATGTGGTGTTATGGATCAGATGACTTCGTCCTGTGGGGAAGCCAACAAACTGTTGGCCATGATCTGCCAA CCTGCAGAAGTAATTGGACTTGTTGAGATTCCCAACCATGTCCGATTTTGGGGAATCGACTCTGGAATTCGACACAG CGTTGGAGGTGCAGACTATGGGTCAGTCAGAGTTGGTGCCTACATGGGGAGAAAGATGATAAAGTCAATGGCGTCTTCGATTCTGTCTCAATCAGTGTCGAATGGTAATGGAGGTAACCCGGAAGAACTAGAGGATGAAGGTATTGAGCTGCTTGAGACCGAAGCTTCACTAGATTACCTGTGCAATTTGTCACCTCACAG GTATGAAGCCCGTTATGCTGATAAGCTTCCAGATTTCATGCTGGGTCAGACATTCATTGATGAATACTCGGATCATGACGATCCGGTCACAGTGATTGATCAAAAACGTTCGTACAGTGTTAAAGCTCCTGCCAGACACCCTATATACGAAAACTTCCGGGTTAAG ACTTTTAAAGCTCTTTTGACTTCTGCAACATCAGATGAGCAACTTACCGCTCTTGGAGGACTTCTTTATCAG TGTCACTATAGCTACAGCGCGTGCGGACTAGGATCGGACGGAACCAACAGGCTGGTCCAGTTAGTACAAGGGATGCAGCACAACAAGTCTACAACAGATGATGGAACTTTGTATGGAGCCAAAATCACTGGCGGTGGGTCCGGTGGGACAGTCTGCGTCATAGGGCGTAACTCATTGCGCAGCAGCCAACAAATTCTGGAA ATTCAGCAAAGGTACAAAGCTGCGACAGGGTATTTGCCGCTCATATTTGAAGGTTCCTCACCTGGAGCTGGGAAGTTCGGTTACCTCCGGATCCGACGCCGTATCTCTCTCTGA